The genomic region ACGCCGCCTCGTCTTTCATCACTTGCAAGCTTTTCGAGGAATAAGCTCTAAGGCCTTCTTGATCAAACGCCACGTAACGAATATCACTACGACGCAGCTTCAATCGGTTAAATTCTTTGACTGGGACATCGACGATGATCTCCTTCGCCGTTGAATCATGCTGCAGTTCACACTCAACACGATAAAACGCCCCTAGAAATTCACTAGATACAATTCTCACGGGTAATGACTCACTAAAACGATCAACAAACTGAATTTGTTCTGGACGCACTGCAATATCAAACACGTCCCCCTGCTTTGGTGTCAGGTTGTCTAAGCCAGGAAGTGGCAACATAGACTCAGCAATACGCATCTTGCCTTGAGCCGCAACAGAAGCTTGAATAAAGTTCATGCTGCCAACAAACTCAGCCACAAAACGGCTGACTGGTTTTTGGTAAATCTCTTGGGGAGCACCTACTTGCTCGATAACACCATGATTCATAACCACAATGCGGTCGGCCATCGTTAAGGCTTCATCTTGGTCGTGCGTCACCATGATAGTGGTGATACCCAACTTGCGTTGCAGTTGACAGATCTCATCGCGCAGGTGTGTTCGTACTTTTGCATCAAGTGCAGACAGCGGTTCATCGAGTAATAATAAGCCTGGAGACAGCGCTAACGCGCGAGCCAAAGCCACACGCTGCTGTTGCCCACCAGACAGTTGATTTGGGAATTTCTGCCCCGACGTTGGTAAGCCGATGGTTTCTAACCAAGATTCCACCGTTTCAAGGGCTTCTTTGGTCGACATACCTTGGTTTTTAAGGCCAATCGCGATGTTTTCTTCCACAGTGAGATTCGGAAATAAAGCGTAGGATTGGAACACAATGCCAAAGTCGCGCTTTTCTGGTGGCAAGAAGGTCGTGTCATTACCATTTTGCTCAATAGAGCCTGAAGTTGGTAAATCTAAACCTGCAATCGCACGCAATAAGGTGGTTTTTCCACAGCCAGACGGGCCAAGGAAACAGACGAACTCGCCTTTATCTATGGATAAGGAAATGTCTTTTAGCGCTGTAAATTGGCCAAATTGCTTTACAACGTTTTCAATATTCAAATAAGTTTGGTTGCTCATACTACAGCACTCTCTATATGGTATACACCAAATTTAAACTGAGAATATTGCATTTGAGTGACAAATTTATAGAAGCTAAATGACAGTTATATTGCAGATATAATAAGCATTAAAGATTATTATTTGTTCAGCATTGAAAGTTAACTCGATGCTGAAAGCCCTCAATGACTAACCAAAAAAGTCACTGAGAGCCTTGGTATGTGTTTCAAATTTGAGTCATAGATTAATCTATGATTCAACCTTGTCGGCTTTACCCGCCGCACCTGCGAGCTTTGATAGTTGTTTATCAAGCCACAATGGCGTCTTACCTGAATCTTCCGCGTTCTCTTTTCTTCGTACTGCATCACGAACCATCATAGCACCTACCCAACGGAATGGCTCTGGCGGGAAGTGTCCTAATGGGCCTTTAGTTAAACCACTTCGTGTCCAAGCATTATCGATATCGAGTACCATTGCTGACAAGATCTTCCCGCCCATACGGGTTTGAGCAACGCCGTTGCCTGAATAACCAAGTCCATAAAAAATGTTTCTTTGGCCTTTTAAATTACCAAAGAATGGTAAACCTGTGACCGAACGATCTGAGCCACCCGACCAGTTGTAATCGAATTCACGTTGCTCTAACTTGGGGAACAGCTTTTGGAAAGATTGATTGAGAATTGGTAAGTAGTTACTGGTTTGGTTAAACATGCTTTCAACTTGATTAGCAAATGAGAATTTATTACCACCTTTACCTAGCATGAGTCGTCCATCTTGGGTATCTCGGTAGTAGTGGACAAAGATACGCGAGTCCACCACCGCTGTCCCTTTCTCTGGACCAAACTGCTTGAGCTTTTCAGGGATAGGCTTGGTCACCACCATATCTGAAGAGACAACCACAATGCTGCGTTTGAACTCTTTAAAATGATCGAGCATCCACGCATTGAGTGCCAAAATCACTTTGTCGGCATAGATCGTCCCGCCTTTGGTTTGAATTCGAGCCGGAGAGCCATAGTCTAGCGAAGTCATCTCCGTGTTTTCGTGAATTTCTACACCCAGTTCGAGAGCAACCCGACGTAAACCTCTCGCTAATAGAGCAGGTTGCACACTGCCTGCGGCTTCCGAGTAATAACCTTCAATATGACGATCTGAACCGGCTTTATCAGGCAATGACTGATCGCACTTCTTCCAGCTATTGATACCCTGCTTGACCAATTCATTCACAACTGGCTGCATTCCACCTTTTTGCGCTTGATTAGTCGCCGTGTAATAAGTTCCGCTTCGATAAAGGTGTGCATCAATGTTGTGTTCATTACAAAAAGCCTCTATCTCGTAAATAACCTTTTCAGACTCCTTAACCAGCCATTTCGCTTGTTCGTTTCCATAGAGCTTTTTCAACGTTGGGTACTTAGTCGACCACGTCAGCATACAGCCGCCGTTTGCGCCAGATGCGCCGCTACCACACAAACCTTTTTCAATCACCACGACGTGCTTTTGAGGCTGTTGCTGTTTGATTAAAATCGCCGTCCATAAACCAGTGTAACCACCGCCGACAATGGCAATATCACTGTTAACGTCTTTTTGCAGCGGCTTAGCCGATATTAGCCCTACATCGATGCTGCCAAATTCTTGTTCCAATGCTTGCTTGAACCAATATGAATCGTGTTTTGTCATTTGTTGTACCTTACTTAAAACCTAAAGGCGTAAACTAAAAAAGGAAGACCGAAGCCTTCCTTTACTGATTGCTAACTTCTAATGAACTGAATAGTTCGTCAGATTAGGATTTTGGCTCTGATTTAGCGTCAAACTTCTCAGACCATGTTTTAAGAACGTCGGCGCGTTCGCTACCCATTCGAGCGAAGTCCATTTTTGCCATATTCTTTTCTACATTAGGGAAGTTCTTTGCTTTGCCTGTCACATCTTGGTGACCAACAACTGGGTACATTTCGATGTAAAGCTCATTTGCCGCTTTCGAAATAGACCAATCAACAACACGTTGCGCTGCATCCGAAGGCTTAACAAGACCTACCGCTTCAGATTCCCAACCGATTCCTTCAGGCGTAATCACTGACAGTGGAGCGCCTTGAGTTTTCAGCTTAGCGCCGCGGCTCGCCATAGAAATGCCGATAGCAACTTCACCCATGCCCGCTTGAACACATGGCTTAGAACCAGAGTGCGTGTAGTGAGCAATGTTTTGGTCTAGCTTCTGCATGTAGTTCCAACCTTGGTCTTCACCCATATTTTGTAACCAAGCCGACACTTGCATGTAGCCCGTACCAGAAGATGCTGGATTTGGCATAGCAATGTGGCCCTTGTAGATAGGCTTCGTTAGGTCATCCCAAGACTTCGGTGCAGGTAGGTTCAATTGCTTAGCAACTACTTCGTTAAAGCAAACTGCATTGAAGAATGCATCGTTGCCATACCAAGCTTGAGTAGATTGCGGATCGTTGAGATTTGAACGCAGCGCTTCTACACCTTGAGGAGTGTAAGGCTTAAGAATGCCCTCTTCTTTAAGCAGTGCCATTGAAGAACCCGCAAGGCCCCACACCACTTCTGCACGAGGGTTGTTTTTCTCAGCCAATAATTTTGCCGTCATGATCCCAGTTGAATCACGAACCCATTTGATGTTGATGTCTGGGTTTTCACTTTCAAATGCGTTTTTGTATTTCGCTAAAATGTCAGTTTCAAAAGCGGTGTAAACCGTCACTTCCTGTGCTGCATAAGCATTACCAGCGAGTAGAGTGACTAACGCTGCAAGTGATCCTTTCATAAAACGGTTTTTCATCATTTTCTCCAGTCAGGCCCGATGCCAAGGTTAGAAATTAGAAGCTCCATCTAGAGGCTTCTATATCCATAAATTCATTTAGGTTGTTAGTACACCCTTAATTGGTATGTACCAGATAACGAGTATTAACCTAATCGACTTTTATGACGGTTAAATGAACAAAAAATGGCAATTTAAAGATCGACAAATTCCTCAACACAAGTGGCTAATTTGAATATTAAGCTTTTGTGAAAATAGCGTTTGAGCTATTTACGACCGTTTAAATTGGTTGTTAAAGTAACTGTAAATACTGGTATAGTCCAAAATATAAATCACGAGAATTGAACATGAGAAACGAATACCTACTACTGACACCGGGTCCTCT from Vibrio gigantis harbors:
- a CDS encoding putative 2-aminoethylphosphonate ABC transporter ATP-binding protein, producing MSNQTYLNIENVVKQFGQFTALKDISLSIDKGEFVCFLGPSGCGKTTLLRAIAGLDLPTSGSIEQNGNDTTFLPPEKRDFGIVFQSYALFPNLTVEENIAIGLKNQGMSTKEALETVESWLETIGLPTSGQKFPNQLSGGQQQRVALARALALSPGLLLLDEPLSALDAKVRTHLRDEICQLQRKLGITTIMVTHDQDEALTMADRIVVMNHGVIEQVGAPQEIYQKPVSRFVAEFVGSMNFIQASVAAQGKMRIAESMLPLPGLDNLTPKQGDVFDIAVRPEQIQFVDRFSESLPVRIVSSEFLGAFYRVECELQHDSTAKEIIVDVPVKEFNRLKLRRSDIRYVAFDQEGLRAYSSKSLQVMKDEAA
- a CDS encoding FAD-dependent oxidoreductase is translated as MTKHDSYWFKQALEQEFGSIDVGLISAKPLQKDVNSDIAIVGGGYTGLWTAILIKQQQPQKHVVVIEKGLCGSGASGANGGCMLTWSTKYPTLKKLYGNEQAKWLVKESEKVIYEIEAFCNEHNIDAHLYRSGTYYTATNQAQKGGMQPVVNELVKQGINSWKKCDQSLPDKAGSDRHIEGYYSEAAGSVQPALLARGLRRVALELGVEIHENTEMTSLDYGSPARIQTKGGTIYADKVILALNAWMLDHFKEFKRSIVVVSSDMVVTKPIPEKLKQFGPEKGTAVVDSRIFVHYYRDTQDGRLMLGKGGNKFSFANQVESMFNQTSNYLPILNQSFQKLFPKLEQREFDYNWSGGSDRSVTGLPFFGNLKGQRNIFYGLGYSGNGVAQTRMGGKILSAMVLDIDNAWTRSGLTKGPLGHFPPEPFRWVGAMMVRDAVRRKENAEDSGKTPLWLDKQLSKLAGAAGKADKVES
- a CDS encoding putative 2-aminoethylphosphonate ABC transporter substrate-binding protein, with protein sequence MMKNRFMKGSLAALVTLLAGNAYAAQEVTVYTAFETDILAKYKNAFESENPDINIKWVRDSTGIMTAKLLAEKNNPRAEVVWGLAGSSMALLKEEGILKPYTPQGVEALRSNLNDPQSTQAWYGNDAFFNAVCFNEVVAKQLNLPAPKSWDDLTKPIYKGHIAMPNPASSGTGYMQVSAWLQNMGEDQGWNYMQKLDQNIAHYTHSGSKPCVQAGMGEVAIGISMASRGAKLKTQGAPLSVITPEGIGWESEAVGLVKPSDAAQRVVDWSISKAANELYIEMYPVVGHQDVTGKAKNFPNVEKNMAKMDFARMGSERADVLKTWSEKFDAKSEPKS